In a genomic window of uncultured Sphaerochaeta sp.:
- the ftsY gene encoding signal recognition particle-docking protein FtsY, translating to MLKGFGAKLKALFGMSSFDEEYFETLEDFLIEGDLGAKLAMDVSDAVRKLAKSAKSKTQRDLQLLVKSHLEDKVSVFSHELDEKMPTVFLILGVNGVGKTTSIAKLANYYQRQGKQVLLAAADTFRAAAIDQLEVHAQRLGCRIVKQKNGSDPGSVVFDAITSAQAKKEDLILVDTAGRMHNKENLLRELSKIDKIVKGRGIDDAHYKKFLVIDSTTGQNGISQAELFNQAVALDALILTKYDSLAKGGALVQIGEKLHIPIAYVGTGETYADMHPFDKDEFLDTLVGLTD from the coding sequence ATGTTGAAAGGATTCGGAGCGAAACTGAAAGCTCTGTTTGGTATGAGCTCTTTTGATGAGGAATATTTTGAGACACTGGAAGATTTTCTCATTGAGGGTGACTTGGGTGCCAAGCTTGCCATGGATGTCTCAGACGCGGTGAGGAAACTTGCGAAGAGTGCAAAATCGAAGACACAAAGGGATTTGCAACTTTTGGTGAAGTCACATCTTGAGGACAAGGTGTCTGTTTTCTCCCATGAGCTTGATGAGAAGATGCCCACCGTCTTTCTGATCCTGGGTGTCAATGGGGTGGGGAAGACCACGTCGATCGCCAAGCTTGCAAACTACTACCAGAGGCAGGGCAAGCAAGTGTTGCTTGCCGCTGCGGACACCTTCCGTGCAGCGGCCATTGACCAGCTTGAAGTCCATGCACAGCGTTTGGGGTGCAGGATCGTCAAGCAGAAGAACGGCAGCGATCCTGGTTCCGTGGTTTTTGATGCCATCACCAGTGCACAGGCAAAAAAGGAAGACCTGATTCTGGTTGATACTGCGGGCAGAATGCACAACAAGGAAAATTTGTTGCGTGAGCTCTCCAAGATCGACAAGATCGTGAAGGGTAGGGGCATTGATGATGCTCACTACAAGAAATTCCTGGTCATCGATTCCACCACCGGACAGAACGGCATCAGCCAGGCAGAGTTGTTCAACCAAGCGGTTGCCCTGGATGCCCTGATTCTTACCAAGTATGACAGTCTTGCGAAGGGGGGAGCCCTGGTGCAGATAGGGGAGAAACTCCACATCCCCATCGCCTACGTCGGCACTGGGGAGACCTATGCAGACATGCATCCCTTCGACAAGGACGAGTTCCTTGATACCTTGGTGGGGCTGACGGACTGA
- the prfB gene encoding peptide chain release factor 2 (programmed frameshift), protein MFFQNKGQFESVKEEAYTVWRRLDSSAMVKKIQDLEQQSLAPGFWDDRNGAEKLFSELNALKDSYYPWKELIERIDEMAELIDLYSDEPDNPEEEAQINEQIEALSHSYQELKLKTLLDGKFDKNDCFLTIHAGAGGNEASDWANMLMRMYLRYCERNGFKSQVLDLLEDEGGIKSATIKISGPYSFGYLKGEAGVHRLVRISPFDSQKRRHTSFTSVYASPVVDDTIEIDLKPEDYRLDTYRAGGAGGQHVNKTDSAVRITHYASGIVVQCQNERSQVMNKEVAFKMLKSRLYEYYKEEKEKEHQKDAIEKKEITWGSQIRSYVFQPYTMVKDHRTGTTIGNIQAVMDGEIGPFIEGYLHWAQKEE, encoded by the exons ATGTTTTTCCAAAATAAAGGTCAGTTTGAAAGTGTAAAAGAAGAAGCCTATACCGTATGGAGGCGGCTT GACTCCTCTGCAATGGTAAAAAAGATCCAGGATCTCGAGCAACAAAGTCTTGCCCCCGGATTCTGGGATGACCGCAATGGTGCGGAGAAACTCTTTTCCGAACTCAATGCATTGAAAGACTCCTACTATCCATGGAAGGAGTTGATTGAGCGTATCGATGAGATGGCTGAACTTATCGACCTGTACAGTGATGAACCTGACAATCCTGAAGAGGAAGCACAGATCAACGAACAGATCGAGGCTCTGTCGCACAGCTATCAGGAACTCAAGCTGAAAACTTTGCTGGACGGCAAGTTCGACAAGAATGACTGCTTTCTCACCATCCATGCCGGTGCCGGTGGCAACGAGGCAAGCGACTGGGCCAATATGCTCATGCGCATGTATCTTCGCTATTGTGAACGCAACGGTTTCAAGAGCCAGGTTCTGGACCTCCTGGAGGATGAGGGCGGCATCAAGAGTGCAACCATCAAGATCTCAGGTCCCTATAGTTTCGGCTATCTCAAAGGTGAGGCGGGAGTCCACCGTTTGGTGCGCATCAGTCCCTTTGATTCCCAGAAGCGAAGACATACCTCTTTTACCAGCGTGTACGCATCTCCTGTGGTGGATGACACCATTGAGATTGACCTCAAGCCGGAAGACTACCGACTGGATACGTATCGGGCAGGAGGAGCAGGGGGCCAGCATGTCAACAAGACTGACAGTGCCGTGCGCATCACCCACTATGCTTCCGGTATTGTGGTGCAGTGCCAGAACGAGCGCAGCCAGGTCATGAACAAGGAAGTCGCCTTCAAGATGCTCAAGAGCCGACTCTACGAGTACTACAAGGAAGAGAAGGAAAAAGAGCACCAGAAGGATGCCATCGAGAAAAAAGAGATCACCTGGGGCAGTCAGATACGCTCTTATGTCTTCCAACCGTATACCATGGTCAAGGATCATCGTACAGGTACTACCATCGGCAATATCCAAGCTGTCATGGATGGGGAGATCGGGCCGTTCATTGAAGGGTATCTCCACTGGGCCCAGAAGGAGGAGTAG